From one Polynucleobacter sp. UK-FUSCHL-C3 genomic stretch:
- the flgF gene encoding flagellar basal body rod protein FlgF yields MINRFAYVSMTGAKASTEQLAVTSNNLANGLTPGFKEVISAFRAVPLRGDGEPFKGNGADSRVFAIDSTPGSNFAAGSIQTTGNPLDVVIKGDGFFAVRRPDGQETYTRAGKFMVDENGTLKIGKDIPVVGTGGLITIPPNATVQIAEDGAVFTQLPGTQFLNQAGKLKLVNPNPNSLQRMEDGFYDIPGEQAPPDGSVRVAQGAFELSNVNPTLAMVQMIDQSRLFDLNFRAVQTADQNARAATSLLSLSRG; encoded by the coding sequence ATGATTAATCGCTTCGCTTACGTCTCGATGACCGGAGCCAAGGCATCGACCGAGCAATTGGCAGTAACGAGCAATAACTTGGCTAATGGACTAACGCCAGGATTTAAAGAGGTGATTAGCGCGTTTCGAGCTGTGCCATTGCGGGGAGATGGTGAGCCATTTAAGGGGAATGGTGCCGACTCAAGAGTATTTGCAATTGATAGCACCCCTGGAAGTAATTTTGCGGCAGGGTCGATTCAGACTACAGGCAACCCCCTTGATGTCGTTATTAAGGGGGATGGATTTTTTGCTGTGCGTCGACCCGATGGACAAGAAACTTATACAAGAGCTGGTAAGTTCATGGTTGATGAAAACGGCACATTAAAAATCGGTAAAGATATACCTGTAGTGGGAACTGGTGGCCTGATTACGATACCACCAAATGCCACTGTACAAATTGCAGAAGATGGTGCGGTGTTTACTCAGTTACCGGGAACCCAGTTCTTGAATCAGGCAGGTAAGTTGAAATTGGTAAACCCAAATCCGAACAGCCTGCAACGCATGGAAGATGGTTTTTATGACATTCCAGGCGAGCAAGCACCACCCGATGGTTCAGTGCGCGTTGCCCAAGGCGCGTTTGAATTGAGCAACGTTAATCCAACACTAGCAATGGTACAGATGATTGACCAAAGTCGTTTATTTGATTTGAACTTTAGAGCAGTGCAAACCGCAGACCAAAATGCACGGGCAGCAACGAGTTTGCTTTCCTTGTCACGTGGTTAA
- a CDS encoding flagellar hook capping FlgD N-terminal domain-containing protein: MATSGMSGIRTYDPAAASKPKDTNPNTGTSAADQTQNFLKLLIAQIKNQDPMSPMDASTMTAQMSQLNMVSSMGTMNTSMQAMLAQMQSANFMNQASLIGHSPMVAGSSINYTGSDVMLGANLANPLQGVVATIKDSSGNVVGTADMGNLNSGMANFIFDGKDASGVKMPKGIYRVEISGKNNAGANESPAPYVGSPVVSILKEGSSGEALLKLADGRSIKASEVKQWIN; this comes from the coding sequence ATGGCAACTTCAGGAATGAGCGGAATTAGGACCTACGATCCAGCGGCAGCAAGTAAGCCAAAGGATACGAATCCCAATACCGGCACGAGCGCAGCAGATCAGACCCAGAACTTCTTAAAGCTTCTGATTGCCCAGATTAAGAACCAAGACCCGATGAGTCCGATGGATGCATCGACTATGACCGCACAGATGTCACAGTTAAATATGGTAAGCAGCATGGGGACAATGAACACCTCAATGCAAGCCATGTTGGCACAGATGCAAAGTGCTAACTTTATGAACCAAGCCTCTCTTATCGGTCATAGCCCGATGGTTGCAGGTAGTTCAATTAATTACACCGGCAGCGATGTCATGTTGGGCGCCAACCTCGCAAATCCATTGCAGGGTGTTGTGGCAACGATCAAAGATTCAAGCGGTAATGTGGTGGGAACAGCCGATATGGGTAATCTCAATAGCGGTATGGCCAACTTTATTTTTGATGGTAAAGATGCAAGTGGAGTCAAGATGCCAAAAGGTATCTATCGCGTAGAGATCAGTGGCAAAAATAATGCAGGCGCTAATGAGAGTCCGGCTCCTTATGTGGGATCACCGGTCGTTTCGATCCTAAAGGAAGGAAGTTCAGGTGAGGCGCTTCTCAAGTTAGCCGATGGACGCAGTATCAAAGCATCAGAAGTTAAGCAGTGGATTAACTAA
- a CDS encoding flagellar biosynthetic protein FliQ, with protein sequence MESGLIIDLVYQALRMAALLAGPTLLALLIVGLVLGILQAATSINESTVAFVPKLVIFGLVILLAGPVTLALFVDYIQELLGRIPSLIS encoded by the coding sequence ATGGAAAGCGGACTCATTATTGATTTGGTATACCAGGCTCTGCGGATGGCTGCTTTATTAGCAGGCCCCACCTTGCTTGCTCTCTTGATCGTTGGTTTGGTTTTGGGAATCTTGCAAGCGGCCACGTCCATTAACGAGTCGACCGTAGCCTTTGTTCCTAAGTTAGTAATCTTCGGCTTGGTCATTCTTTTGGCTGGGCCCGTAACCCTCGCATTGTTTGTGGATTACATCCAAGAGTTATTAGGCCGTATTCCTAGCCTCATTAGCTAG
- a CDS encoding flagellar basal body L-ring protein FlgH produces the protein MMTAHKRTIASLTLATVCAGLLGACASADRPSLLQTPTTARPKPIQETSANMGSLYPANSGGPYVSMVSHRPLFEDRRARNVGDTLTVILNETTSAAKNSSMSAARKATATSEFAPGALSVPKGWYTGIAQIGNFEGTGELKSEGAGGSAANNTFAGTITVTVIEILSNGNLVVAGEKQVAISNEEEIIRFGGIVNPNNLVFNRISSQEVADARIEYRGRGATDDTQGVGWFTRLLLKMAPF, from the coding sequence ATGATGACCGCTCATAAACGAACAATTGCTTCTCTAACCTTAGCTACTGTATGCGCTGGTTTGTTGGGCGCATGTGCCAGTGCGGATCGACCATCCTTATTGCAGACACCAACGACTGCACGACCAAAACCAATCCAAGAAACATCGGCCAATATGGGTAGTTTGTACCCCGCAAATTCGGGTGGGCCTTATGTGTCGATGGTTAGCCATCGTCCTTTATTTGAGGATCGCCGCGCTAGAAATGTGGGAGATACGCTCACCGTTATCTTGAATGAAACGACCAGCGCTGCTAAGAACTCATCTATGTCTGCTGCTCGTAAAGCAACCGCAACCAGCGAGTTTGCTCCTGGGGCATTAAGTGTACCGAAAGGTTGGTATACGGGTATTGCGCAAATTGGCAATTTTGAGGGAACGGGCGAGTTAAAGAGTGAGGGTGCGGGCGGTAGTGCAGCTAATAATACCTTTGCTGGAACGATTACGGTTACGGTCATTGAGATTCTGTCAAACGGAAATCTAGTTGTGGCAGGTGAAAAGCAGGTTGCAATTAGCAATGAAGAAGAGATCATTCGATTCGGGGGAATTGTGAACCCGAATAATTTGGTCTTTAACCGCATCTCTTCACAAGAAGTGGCTGATGCACGCATTGAATACCGTGGTCGCGGTGCAACCGATGACACCCAAGGTGTGGGTTGGTTTACACGACTCTTGTTAAAGATGGCGCCATTCTGA
- the flgG gene encoding flagellar basal-body rod protein FlgG yields MLRSLWISKTGMDAQQMNLDVITNNLANSSTTAFKRVQPMFQDLLYTTLRAAGSSSNAQNLLPTGLQIGAGSAVTSTERIMIQGSMLQTGNQLDVAINGNGFFQIQLADGTLAYTRQGQFSLSSTGQIVTQAGNTVAGAGVIPSTATGITISSAGLVQYSTQGSSTLTQAGQFTMANFANPAGLVAIGGNNFIPSPASGTAQNQIAGTNGMGTTQQYYVEQSNVNVAEELVNLIAAQRAYEINTRAVTASDQILQRVSNLGQ; encoded by the coding sequence ATGCTACGTTCACTATGGATATCAAAGACTGGGATGGATGCCCAGCAAATGAATTTGGATGTGATTACCAATAACCTCGCAAACTCATCTACCACAGCATTTAAACGTGTACAACCAATGTTTCAGGATTTGTTGTACACCACCTTGCGTGCAGCTGGATCATCAAGTAATGCTCAAAACTTATTGCCCACAGGATTACAAATTGGTGCTGGATCGGCTGTAACATCGACTGAACGCATCATGATTCAGGGATCCATGTTGCAAACCGGTAATCAGTTAGATGTGGCTATTAACGGTAATGGATTCTTTCAAATCCAGCTAGCCGATGGAACCTTAGCATACACAAGGCAGGGTCAATTTAGCTTAAGCTCAACGGGGCAAATTGTCACCCAAGCGGGTAATACGGTTGCTGGGGCTGGGGTAATACCTTCTACAGCAACTGGAATAACAATCAGCTCAGCAGGATTGGTTCAATATTCGACACAGGGATCAAGTACCCTAACGCAAGCAGGTCAATTTACGATGGCTAATTTTGCCAACCCAGCAGGTTTGGTTGCCATAGGTGGAAATAACTTTATTCCTTCACCAGCTTCAGGAACAGCACAAAATCAAATTGCTGGCACGAATGGTATGGGAACAACTCAGCAATACTACGTTGAGCAATCAAATGTAAACGTCGCCGAAGAGTTGGTTAATTTGATTGCTGCACAACGCGCCTACGAAATTAATACTAGAGCAGTAACCGCTTCCGACCAAATCTTGCAACGCGTTAGTAATTTAGGGCAATAA
- the flgB gene encoding flagellar basal body rod protein FlgB: protein MNAVPKYDSLVFNEAALKLRTRRQEILTNNLANSDTPGFKARDIDFAKTLENELAGKNRFPNSIPLATTHQAHIAIQPAVDDPGLLYRVPNQPSMDGNTVDSDIELSQFTKNSVFTEAALTFLGGTIRSRMSAITGQAS from the coding sequence ATGAACGCTGTACCAAAATATGACTCATTGGTTTTTAACGAAGCTGCGCTAAAGCTGCGCACGCGTCGTCAAGAAATCTTGACCAATAATTTGGCCAATTCGGATACTCCTGGATTCAAAGCGCGTGATATTGACTTTGCTAAGACCTTAGAGAATGAGCTGGCAGGCAAAAATCGTTTTCCAAACTCAATTCCATTAGCAACTACCCATCAAGCTCATATTGCAATCCAGCCAGCGGTTGATGATCCTGGTTTGTTGTATCGGGTACCTAATCAGCCATCCATGGATGGCAACACAGTGGATAGCGATATAGAGCTGAGCCAATTTACCAAGAACTCTGTATTTACCGAAGCGGCGCTGACCTTCTTGGGCGGCACGATTCGTAGTCGTATGTCAGCCATTACTGGACAAGCCTCATGA
- the flgC gene encoding flagellar basal body rod protein FlgC: MSLLSSFDIGATGLTAQAMRLNVISSNIANVESVSGPDGRAYRARQVVFSAIPTPNKAGSGVAVTEIVESKEPFRREYRPGHPKADPAGYVDMPNVNPVEEMVNMISAQRSYQMNIEAMNISRQLMLKTLDLGN; encoded by the coding sequence ATGAGTCTCTTATCTTCCTTTGATATTGGCGCTACTGGCCTGACCGCTCAAGCCATGCGCTTAAACGTGATCTCGTCCAATATCGCTAACGTTGAGAGCGTCTCGGGTCCCGATGGCCGTGCATATAGGGCAAGACAGGTGGTTTTCTCTGCAATACCAACGCCCAACAAAGCAGGCTCAGGTGTTGCTGTGACTGAAATTGTGGAGAGTAAAGAACCCTTTCGAAGAGAGTACCGCCCAGGACACCCCAAGGCAGATCCAGCAGGCTATGTGGATATGCCCAATGTGAACCCGGTTGAAGAGATGGTCAACATGATCTCGGCACAGCGATCCTACCAAATGAATATTGAAGCAATGAACATCTCGCGTCAGTTGATGCTAAAGACATTGGACTTAGGTAATTAA
- a CDS encoding flagellar hook-basal body complex protein — protein sequence MAQYGIGLSALNAFSEAIDVTSNNIANGQTVGYKQAEYVFADQFFKAQNPQSRDRAGMGTSRMIIRRANTYGTISGTQNPLDLAIAGPGMFMLAKQVDGTVPTENPQKFQYTRNGQFAVDAENRIVNENGLFLVGYAADASGNVLDSSKSVLKLDTTAMAQQATKTSTINLNLDSRANPTSGGAFDPKSPASYSQSISQTVYDDKGASHTLSMFYKKVNSLDLVLTQQAGANTFTFEPKQAIGTSLNGEQASTIATTSTPAQVTGPIQTIYNSTLTYVSGGVENITGVKSVNVTAVGSGYTPGIYKNVPITASNGSAGSAGSGALATVVVAADGTLGSIKITDAGSGYISGNDLSLSANNIGGTGSGISLTRITALNIVGGTDGATVGSITQGVSPALTITNSGTGYLGKTPTLTVTTAGTGYTNGTYINVPLGGGSGTGAKGTVVVSGGAISSITTTDVGNGAYIPGDVLTLANTNIGGAGSGVVIGGLSAGTPALAVASGGTTTYTNVALTGGTGSSAKATVVVSGGTVSSVNITDVGNGSYVAGDVLTLANTNIGGSGTSVALAALTGSLSAGVTEAAPVTFRALTAGESITIGGLTLTASGAITASAVANGFANLSNGSTGNITSNGLWSGTLSGWRTSGVSGSGVTFISAVANNNAEDIKVVTNKVGTGALGSTYNLKLTDGTNLSLKQTTTKGETAQYKVEVDRFAMFATLDGVPVGQTSTGLGTSTIRLGATTTQEQTSLGTVAFVGGKNIDSLSRDQFGRPQFNTKVTIDASGGPGSTWGKTANGGVVQFSLDSTDLTGYSSAAQTYANEQDGTPTAQLSSYSFDTYGKLVAQYDNGKSVVKGQLILAAFNNFEGLIPVGGNGFHASAASGDPLIDKPNGSQMGAIRSQSVEESNVDLTQSLVKLMVLQRAYSAASQATKVQVATLVDDTLRIGQ from the coding sequence ATGGCACAGTACGGAATCGGTTTATCAGCCCTAAATGCTTTCTCGGAGGCGATTGACGTCACCAGTAACAATATTGCGAACGGACAAACCGTCGGATATAAGCAGGCTGAATATGTCTTTGCAGACCAGTTCTTCAAAGCGCAAAATCCTCAAAGCCGTGATCGTGCTGGTATGGGTACATCCCGAATGATCATCCGTCGTGCTAATACCTACGGAACTATCTCTGGTACACAAAACCCACTCGATCTAGCAATCGCAGGTCCTGGAATGTTTATGTTGGCTAAGCAAGTTGACGGTACCGTGCCTACCGAAAATCCCCAGAAATTCCAGTACACGCGTAATGGCCAGTTTGCTGTTGATGCAGAAAACCGCATTGTGAATGAGAACGGCTTGTTCTTGGTTGGTTATGCAGCTGATGCAAGTGGCAATGTGCTTGATAGTAGTAAGTCTGTATTAAAGCTTGACACCACTGCAATGGCTCAGCAAGCAACAAAGACATCTACCATTAATTTAAATTTAGATTCAAGAGCAAACCCAACATCAGGCGGTGCTTTTGATCCAAAGAGCCCCGCAAGTTATAGCCAATCAATTTCTCAGACGGTATATGACGACAAAGGCGCTTCTCATACCCTTTCAATGTTCTATAAAAAAGTGAACTCACTTGATTTGGTTCTTACGCAACAAGCTGGGGCTAATACGTTTACTTTTGAACCTAAGCAGGCAATCGGAACTTCATTAAATGGAGAGCAGGCAAGCACAATAGCTACAACCTCAACACCAGCTCAGGTTACAGGCCCGATTCAAACAATCTATAACAGTACGCTTACTTATGTAAGTGGCGGAGTAGAAAACATCACCGGAGTAAAGTCAGTTAACGTCACCGCTGTTGGCAGTGGGTATACCCCGGGTATATATAAAAATGTCCCGATTACAGCATCGAATGGATCTGCTGGATCTGCTGGTTCTGGTGCATTAGCGACAGTAGTTGTAGCCGCAGATGGAACACTAGGTTCTATTAAGATAACAGATGCTGGTAGTGGATATATCTCAGGAAATGATTTATCTTTATCAGCGAACAATATTGGCGGCACAGGTTCAGGAATTTCATTAACACGCATCACCGCACTAAATATTGTTGGGGGCACCGATGGTGCAACTGTCGGGTCAATTACACAAGGCGTAAGTCCAGCACTGACAATAACAAATTCTGGTACTGGATATTTGGGTAAGACACCAACATTAACAGTTACAACTGCAGGTACTGGATATACGAATGGTACATACATTAACGTCCCACTGGGAGGGGGATCTGGTACCGGTGCGAAGGGAACTGTCGTGGTGTCTGGTGGAGCAATTAGTAGTATCACTACAACAGATGTCGGAAATGGTGCTTATATCCCAGGAGACGTACTAACACTCGCAAATACAAATATCGGTGGAGCAGGTTCTGGTGTTGTGATTGGGGGCTTATCTGCAGGAACTCCTGCATTAGCAGTGGCTTCTGGTGGAACAACCACATATACAAACGTGGCTTTGACAGGAGGAACTGGCAGTAGTGCAAAGGCAACAGTTGTTGTTAGTGGCGGAACAGTAAGCTCTGTCAACATAACAGATGTTGGAAATGGGTCATATGTCGCAGGAGACGTTCTAACACTAGCAAATACAAATATTGGTGGCTCGGGCACAAGCGTAGCCCTTGCAGCCTTAACGGGATCATTAAGTGCAGGTGTCACGGAAGCTGCTCCAGTCACATTTAGAGCATTAACTGCTGGCGAGTCAATCACAATCGGTGGATTGACATTAACTGCGTCTGGAGCGATCACTGCATCAGCAGTTGCAAACGGATTTGCAAACTTGTCAAACGGTAGCACTGGAAATATAACCTCAAATGGTTTGTGGAGTGGAACACTTTCAGGATGGCGTACAAGTGGTGTATCAGGCTCGGGCGTGACCTTTATATCAGCCGTTGCAAATAATAACGCTGAGGATATTAAGGTTGTAACAAATAAAGTAGGCACCGGCGCTCTTGGTTCCACATATAACTTAAAGCTAACCGATGGGACAAATTTATCTCTAAAACAGACAACAACAAAAGGTGAGACTGCTCAGTATAAAGTTGAAGTTGACCGATTTGCGATGTTTGCAACCTTAGATGGCGTACCAGTTGGTCAAACATCAACCGGACTTGGAACTTCTACTATTCGCCTAGGGGCAACAACGACACAAGAGCAAACATCCTTGGGTACTGTTGCGTTTGTGGGTGGAAAAAATATTGATTCTTTATCCCGTGACCAGTTTGGTAGACCGCAATTTAATACAAAAGTAACCATCGATGCATCGGGTGGACCTGGATCAACATGGGGTAAAACTGCTAATGGCGGCGTTGTTCAGTTTTCACTGGATAGTACAGACTTAACGGGTTACTCATCAGCAGCTCAGACATATGCAAATGAGCAAGATGGCACACCAACAGCGCAATTAAGTTCTTATTCATTTGATACGTACGGAAAGCTTGTTGCTCAATACGACAACGGCAAATCTGTGGTGAAGGGCCAGTTAATTTTGGCTGCATTCAATAATTTTGAAGGTTTAATTCCTGTTGGCGGCAATGGCTTCCATGCTTCTGCAGCATCAGGTGACCCATTAATTGATAAACCTAATGGATCACAAATGGGAGCCATTCGCTCACAATCTGTTGAAGAGTCTAACGTTGACCTAACTCAGTCACTCGTGAAATTAATGGTTCTACAACGTGCATACTCAGCTGCTTCACAGGCTACTAAGGTGCAGGTTGCAACACTGGTTGACGATACATTACGTATCGGCCAATAA
- a CDS encoding carbonic anhydrase family protein, whose product MNMISSPSLTGLTTTQGGARVLLCLLCSVSTFGAYAADDKTKEAAAPQAQVAKPVSPNAPEITKPTSPVAPTVAKPAAVASPKASTNPDQDMTDALVKKINKSSGDIVLRSSDLPPPFPAPKVEVKAELKPEVKAEKKAEVKPKDPPKPEAVVIKVKEELIPETPWSYTDGPAGPENWITLKKENQLCGKGKMQSPININFDNTVKGNLNPVVFEYRPFFLSLIDNGRTVEVIGAEGNNITLNEKQYRLIGFDFHKPSEEAFNGERAEMSVHLVHQHFDGSKVIVAVMLSSSPKLLGAAKKSWWDSAPKENPLFQIILNNVPLVKNQVASPRDVAINPNQLLPEDRTFFTYMGSLTEPPCTEGVTWIVMKNPVLVSAQQVHSFGQIYNNNARPLQIKGDRIIKESR is encoded by the coding sequence ATGAATATGATCTCTAGCCCTAGCCTTACCGGACTCACCACCACTCAAGGAGGGGCACGGGTTTTGCTTTGCCTTCTTTGCAGTGTGTCTACCTTTGGCGCTTATGCGGCTGATGACAAGACCAAGGAAGCGGCCGCACCCCAAGCGCAGGTGGCCAAACCAGTTAGTCCCAATGCTCCTGAGATTACTAAACCAACAAGCCCCGTAGCGCCTACAGTAGCCAAGCCCGCAGCAGTCGCTAGCCCAAAAGCCAGCACAAACCCCGATCAGGATATGACCGATGCTCTGGTTAAGAAGATCAATAAAAGCTCGGGCGATATTGTCTTAAGAAGTAGCGATCTACCACCACCGTTCCCAGCACCCAAAGTTGAAGTAAAAGCTGAGCTCAAGCCAGAAGTGAAGGCTGAAAAAAAGGCAGAAGTAAAACCTAAAGATCCACCTAAACCAGAAGCTGTAGTTATTAAGGTTAAGGAGGAATTGATCCCTGAGACTCCGTGGTCCTATACCGATGGACCTGCCGGACCAGAGAATTGGATCACTCTGAAGAAAGAAAATCAGCTGTGCGGTAAAGGGAAAATGCAATCCCCGATCAATATCAACTTTGATAATACGGTGAAGGGCAATTTAAATCCCGTCGTATTTGAGTACCGACCATTCTTCTTATCCTTAATCGATAACGGCAGGACCGTTGAGGTGATCGGTGCAGAGGGTAACAACATTACTCTTAATGAGAAACAATACCGCTTGATTGGTTTTGACTTCCACAAACCAAGTGAAGAGGCCTTTAATGGCGAACGTGCGGAGATGTCGGTGCATTTAGTGCACCAGCATTTTGATGGCAGCAAGGTGATCGTAGCGGTGATGTTGAGCTCATCCCCCAAATTATTGGGAGCAGCCAAAAAGTCATGGTGGGATAGTGCGCCCAAGGAAAACCCCTTGTTTCAGATCATCTTAAACAATGTCCCCTTGGTCAAAAATCAGGTTGCTTCACCACGCGATGTCGCTATCAATCCCAATCAACTTTTACCAGAAGACCGTACTTTTTTCACCTATATGGGGTCTCTCACCGAGCCACCCTGTACTGAGGGGGTTACCTGGATCGTCATGAAAAACCCGGTATTGGTCTCCGCCCAGCAGGTGCATAGCTTTGGCCAGATTTATAACAACAACGCTAGACCCCTCCAAATCAAGGGCGATCGGATCATTAAAGAGTCTCGTTAA
- a CDS encoding flagellar basal body P-ring protein FlgI — translation MVYTTLVKDGAILIDMLLKQITIKKIILILSISVFSNTVFADRIKDFADIAGQRPNQLVGYGLVVGLDGTGDQTTQTPFTLQSVLQMIGVLGVTLPSTGTQAQLRNTAAVMVTAEFPALAKPGQQIDVTVSSLGNATSLKGGTLVMTPLKAADGQVYAQAQGSLVIGGARAAAGGAQTSVNHLSAGRIPSGGIIERAVPALLVDEFVQLDLRRADFGLMQRTAEAIGRRFGLGTAIPIDARALNVRVPTEPLRRTAFMAALQDLDVPPVSGPAKVILNSRTGSVVMNQAVQLSPSAVAHGSLTVKIEQTPTTSQPLPFSRGQTAVTTQDTATITDNGKENSLISVASGANLDQVVKALNMLGATPQDLISILQALRAAGALRAELEVI, via the coding sequence TTGGTTTACACGACTCTTGTTAAAGATGGCGCCATTCTGATCGATATGCTACTTAAACAAATAACCATCAAAAAGATCATCCTGATACTAAGTATCAGTGTCTTTTCAAACACGGTCTTCGCAGATCGGATTAAAGATTTTGCAGACATTGCTGGCCAGCGACCAAACCAATTAGTCGGTTATGGCTTGGTGGTTGGTTTGGATGGCACTGGTGACCAAACCACGCAAACCCCATTCACCTTACAAAGCGTATTGCAGATGATTGGTGTGCTTGGCGTCACTCTGCCATCGACTGGTACCCAGGCTCAGTTACGTAATACGGCTGCCGTGATGGTAACGGCAGAGTTCCCAGCGTTAGCGAAGCCAGGTCAGCAAATTGATGTAACAGTTTCTTCATTGGGTAACGCAACCAGCCTAAAGGGCGGAACCTTGGTAATGACCCCATTAAAAGCGGCCGATGGTCAGGTCTATGCGCAAGCTCAAGGTAGCTTAGTAATTGGCGGAGCTAGAGCAGCCGCTGGTGGGGCTCAAACATCTGTTAATCATTTATCAGCAGGACGTATTCCATCGGGCGGTATCATCGAACGAGCAGTACCCGCATTATTGGTGGATGAGTTCGTGCAGTTGGATCTGCGCCGCGCAGATTTTGGACTGATGCAAAGAACTGCTGAAGCCATTGGTAGACGTTTTGGTTTAGGTACAGCAATCCCCATTGATGCTAGAGCGCTTAATGTACGTGTACCAACAGAACCCTTACGAAGAACAGCCTTTATGGCGGCTTTGCAAGACTTAGATGTGCCACCGGTCAGTGGACCGGCAAAGGTGATCTTGAATTCAAGGACAGGATCAGTGGTAATGAATCAGGCGGTGCAGTTATCGCCATCGGCCGTTGCGCACGGAAGCTTGACAGTCAAAATAGAGCAAACCCCAACCACTAGTCAGCCTCTGCCATTTAGCAGAGGACAAACTGCAGTGACCACACAAGATACCGCAACAATTACCGATAACGGTAAAGAAAATAGCTTAATTAGCGTCGCAAGCGGTGCTAACTTAGACCAGGTGGTGAAAGCTCTCAACATGTTGGGAGCAACACCACAAGATCTGATATCGATCTTGCAGGCATTACGAGCTGCTGGCGCTTTACGAGCCGAGTTGGAGGTCATCTAA
- a CDS encoding flagellar biosynthetic protein FliR — protein MITITGFQIEQYMLVLMFAAVRIFGVFLTAPMFAFRALPMQFRVLLTLLLAFYVFPMVGTANFPTPGGNINFFFVIVELAIGAFIGFMIRLGLMAVDVAAEILSFQAGFSFASTFFNDPMLNSGLVGQFLSLLMIALCFALNIHLLVIDLVLSSFKTLPFGVWPSQWGIQAFVDILTSSFRLGLVLAMPILLVYIMFNMTQAFLGRTSPQMNLFSVGFAISIPLAFLVLVIILPDLPDVLKRSLEEPLGLIRQGLGVKNAPQ, from the coding sequence ATGATCACGATTACCGGATTTCAGATTGAGCAGTACATGTTAGTTCTCATGTTTGCAGCCGTGCGAATCTTTGGCGTGTTTCTAACCGCTCCGATGTTTGCGTTTCGGGCATTGCCAATGCAGTTTCGGGTTTTGCTCACTTTGCTATTGGCCTTTTATGTATTCCCGATGGTAGGAACCGCCAACTTTCCGACACCAGGCGGTAATATTAATTTCTTCTTTGTGATCGTTGAGCTTGCAATTGGTGCTTTCATCGGCTTTATGATTCGTCTGGGTTTAATGGCAGTTGATGTGGCTGCTGAGATCTTATCTTTTCAGGCTGGATTTAGTTTTGCCTCCACCTTTTTTAATGATCCCATGCTTAATTCTGGTTTAGTAGGACAGTTTTTAAGTTTGCTGATGATTGCATTGTGTTTTGCACTCAATATCCATCTACTGGTCATTGATCTAGTTCTGTCTAGTTTTAAAACCTTGCCATTTGGGGTCTGGCCTTCACAGTGGGGTATTCAGGCTTTTGTTGATATTTTGACCAGCTCTTTTCGTCTAGGCTTAGTTCTTGCCATGCCGATCCTCTTGGTCTACATCATGTTTAACATGACTCAAGCGTTTTTAGGTAGAACAAGCCCTCAAATGAATCTCTTCTCGGTGGGATTTGCAATTAGTATTCCCTTAGCGTTCTTAGTATTGGTTATTATTCTTCCAGACTTACCAGATGTATTGAAGCGTTCTCTAGAGGAGCCTCTAGGCTTAATTCGGCAGGGATTGGGAGTTAAAAATGCACCGCAGTAA